A genome region from Geobacter pickeringii includes the following:
- the cydB gene encoding cytochrome d ubiquinol oxidase subunit II — MELQITWFVLWAVLWAVYFMLDGFVLGTGILHNVLARTDGEKRVLINTIGPVWDGNEVWLITAGGATFAAFPTTYALMFSYLYTALLLLLFALIVRGVSFEFRGKIEGDGWKSAWDVAIQVSSFLPALLFGVAFGNIFMGLPMDAAGYHGSLVSLLNPYGLLTGVLFVLLFTVHGALYLAVKTVGDLSARAKSLADKTWPALLVVAVAFLAYTKFATKLFDNYLSTPVLFIVPLLAVAALLATRILSARGATLASFAASCVTVLMVVATGVTGLFPNLIPSSLDPNFSLTIYNSSSSPYTLKLMTIVAFIFVPIVIAYKIWVYRIFRAPVTEAEVLGDKHAY; from the coding sequence ATGGAACTGCAGATTACCTGGTTCGTGCTCTGGGCTGTTCTCTGGGCAGTCTACTTCATGCTTGACGGCTTTGTTCTCGGCACCGGCATCCTGCACAACGTGCTTGCCAGAACCGACGGCGAGAAGCGGGTTCTCATCAACACGATCGGTCCTGTCTGGGATGGGAACGAGGTTTGGCTTATCACCGCCGGCGGCGCCACCTTCGCCGCGTTTCCAACCACCTACGCGCTGATGTTCAGCTATCTCTACACGGCGCTGCTGCTCCTGCTCTTCGCGCTCATCGTTCGCGGGGTTTCCTTCGAATTCCGCGGCAAGATAGAGGGGGACGGGTGGAAGAGTGCCTGGGACGTGGCGATTCAGGTGTCGAGCTTCCTGCCGGCGCTTCTCTTCGGCGTGGCCTTCGGCAACATCTTCATGGGGCTCCCCATGGATGCCGCCGGCTACCACGGCTCGCTCGTCTCGCTGCTCAACCCATATGGCCTGCTGACCGGCGTCCTCTTCGTACTGCTCTTCACGGTGCATGGCGCGCTGTATCTGGCGGTGAAGACCGTCGGCGACCTGAGTGCGCGGGCCAAGTCCCTTGCCGACAAAACGTGGCCGGCACTGCTTGTCGTGGCGGTGGCCTTCCTGGCCTACACCAAGTTTGCCACCAAGCTCTTCGACAACTACCTCTCGACGCCTGTTCTCTTCATCGTCCCGCTCCTGGCGGTGGCGGCGCTCCTTGCCACGAGAATCCTCTCCGCCAGAGGGGCGACGCTGGCTTCTTTCGCAGCCTCCTGTGTGACGGTCCTGATGGTGGTTGCCACCGGCGTGACGGGACTCTTCCCGAATCTGATCCCGTCGAGTCTCGACCCGAACTTCAGCCTGACGATCTACAACTCATCGTCGAGCCCCTATACGCTGAAACTCATGACCATTGTTGCCTTCATCTTCGTGCCGATCGTCATTGCCTACAAGATCTGGGTCTACCGCATCTTCCGGGCGCCGGTGACGGAGGCCGAGGTTCTCGGCGACAAGCACGCCTACTGA
- a CDS encoding HD-GYP domain-containing protein, which produces MSNTVAHKLLRTFFKRSFWITVILALILSIVVPLVIYRYHLRQYEAESAALLNRFIQREICFSPHDLLDNPKSLEATVSNINVFMEFGDLVEFRLWSTDATLIYSYHAKPLVGHRFPNNPRLIKTLRSGKTFVEIEDTRDSENSDLAEFGTLVEIYAPVFVDGTVRGAAEVYRKAPKFELLTAHIVLVVSTAVVIFMLLYVLLYGRFKAAATSIIAYDDKLQGAYRSLGLSYFDTIRSLIKALELRDMETEGHSERVVAISLFIGERLGIPADELDKLVLGSYLHDIGKIGVPDSILLKPGGLSPEEEMIIHSHVEKGLEIISTIEFLGPAAEVVRYHHEKWDGTGYSAGLNGAEIPLTARIFAVVDVFDALISERPYRRPMSFEAASVVIQEGRGKHFDPEIVDVFMGISQEEYARLGNEIVDRGIHHTVNAAVENLLCRLNVDGKGD; this is translated from the coding sequence ATGTCAAACACGGTTGCCCACAAACTCCTCAGGACGTTCTTCAAGCGCAGCTTCTGGATTACCGTTATCCTCGCCCTGATTCTTTCGATCGTTGTTCCCCTGGTAATCTACCGCTACCATCTCCGCCAGTACGAGGCGGAGTCGGCTGCGCTTCTCAATCGCTTCATCCAGAGAGAAATCTGCTTCTCGCCCCACGACCTCCTCGACAATCCAAAGAGTCTTGAGGCAACCGTTTCCAACATCAACGTCTTTATGGAGTTTGGAGATCTGGTAGAGTTCCGGCTCTGGTCGACAGATGCAACGCTGATTTATTCCTATCATGCCAAACCGCTTGTCGGGCACCGCTTCCCTAACAACCCACGCCTGATAAAAACGCTGCGATCCGGCAAGACGTTTGTGGAGATCGAGGATACGCGCGACAGCGAGAATTCCGATCTGGCGGAGTTCGGCACGCTGGTCGAGATATATGCGCCGGTTTTTGTCGACGGCACGGTACGGGGGGCGGCGGAGGTCTATCGCAAAGCGCCGAAGTTCGAGCTCCTCACGGCGCACATCGTGCTGGTGGTATCTACGGCGGTTGTCATCTTCATGCTCCTCTACGTCCTGCTCTACGGCCGGTTCAAGGCGGCCGCCACAAGCATCATCGCCTATGACGACAAGCTTCAGGGCGCGTACCGTTCTCTGGGGCTTTCCTATTTCGATACCATCAGAAGCCTCATCAAGGCCCTGGAACTGCGCGATATGGAGACAGAAGGCCATTCGGAGCGCGTCGTTGCCATTTCCCTGTTCATCGGCGAACGGCTCGGCATTCCTGCGGACGAACTCGACAAGCTGGTCCTCGGCTCCTATCTCCACGATATCGGCAAGATTGGGGTTCCAGATTCCATCCTGCTCAAACCGGGCGGGCTTTCACCGGAAGAGGAGATGATCATCCATTCCCATGTCGAGAAGGGGCTGGAGATCATCAGCACCATCGAGTTCCTCGGACCGGCGGCCGAGGTGGTGCGGTACCACCATGAAAAATGGGATGGCACCGGCTACTCCGCCGGTCTGAACGGGGCCGAGATTCCGCTGACGGCGCGAATCTTTGCGGTGGTCGATGTCTTCGATGCGCTGATCAGCGAGCGCCCGTACCGTCGCCCCATGTCGTTCGAAGCGGCGAGTGTGGTGATACAGGAGGGGAGGGGAAAGCATTTCGACCCTGAGATCGTGGATGTATTCATGGGGATAAGCCAGGAGGAGTATGCGAGACTGGGTAATGAAATCGTCGACCGGGGGATCCACCATACGGTGAATGCCGCGGTCGAGAACCTTCTGTGCCGGCTCAATGTCGATGGGAAGGGTGACTGA
- a CDS encoding ferritin-like domain-containing protein — MFEEIDVQGAIRKSIQTEKNAMNFYELGAKQMKDRDAVRVFETLAREEREHAGHFFRIYKGGDISDFDEFMDAPPDHESSWMAAIAKAITSDFTEQKAMELAMEKEQNLEQALRETAAQMTDPEVRSIFELNATETHNHYEMIESEYARIMTMVHESDMDIYVRE, encoded by the coding sequence ATGTTTGAAGAGATCGACGTGCAAGGCGCCATCAGGAAATCGATCCAGACGGAAAAGAACGCCATGAACTTCTACGAACTTGGGGCCAAGCAGATGAAGGACCGGGACGCGGTGCGGGTATTCGAGACCCTGGCACGGGAAGAGCGCGAGCACGCCGGCCATTTTTTCAGAATCTACAAAGGAGGGGATATCTCCGACTTCGACGAGTTCATGGATGCCCCCCCCGACCATGAATCAAGCTGGATGGCTGCCATAGCCAAGGCTATCACCTCCGATTTCACCGAGCAGAAGGCGATGGAACTCGCCATGGAAAAGGAACAGAATCTGGAGCAGGCGCTGCGCGAAACTGCCGCGCAGATGACGGACCCGGAGGTGCGCTCCATTTTCGAGCTCAATGCAACGGAGACGCACAACCACTACGAGATGATCGAATCGGAGTATGCACGCATCATGACCATGGTCCACGAATCCGACATGGACATCTACGTACGCGAATAG